CGGAGGCTGAGAGCCATCCACAAAATGTCATGAAAACTCTATAATGCGAATGTCCACGACAATGAATGTCGCGGACTTTTTACATGGAGGTCTCATGACCAAATATCGCGAAATACTCCGGCTGAAGCATCTAGGCTTCAGCGAGCGAAATATCGCAAGGAATGCGGGGGTATCCCGCAATACGGTGAAGCGCGTCGCCCAGGCAGCTTCGGCGAACAATATTGACTGGAAAACGGCCGAACAGATGGACGACGCGACGATAGAGAATCGTCTCTTCCCGAATCGGAAAACGTCGGAGCCAGCCCATACCATAGACTTCGAATATATCCGCAAGGAGCTGATGCGCAACGGGGTCACCAAGAAACTCCTGTGGACGGAATACTGCGAGAGCTGCAGGCTATGCAACCGGGAACCGCTGATGTATTCCCAGTTCTGTTACTACATCCAGCAGGAGGAACAAAAACGCAGGGCAACCATGCACATCCCTCGCCGTCCAGCAGAAATGGTGGAAGTGGACTGGGCGGGCGATCCGGCCCACATAATAGACCCCGACACCGGAGAACTCCTGAACGCCTACCTGTTCGTCGCCACGCTTCCGTACAGCCAGTACACCTACGTGGAGGCGTTCCTTGACGAAAAGACCAGAAACTGGATCAGGGCGCATGTGCACATGTACGAGTTCTTCGGAGGAGTAACGACGATGCTCGTTCCTGACAACTGCACTACGGCAGTGAATCACGCGCGAAGCGACTGGTACACGGCCGCTCTGAACCGGACCTATGGCGAGATGGCGGAACACTATGGCACAGCGGTAGTCCCGGCAAGGGTGAGACACCCGAAGGACAAGGCCAGCGTAGAGGGGAACGTGGGCAAGATATCCTCATGGATAACAGCAGCCCTCCGTAACGAGGAGTTCTTCTCGCTTGCGGAACTCAATGCTGCCATAAGGAACCGTCTTGACCAGTTCAATGCGAGACCCTTCCAGAAGAAGGAATGCAGCAGGCAGGAGATCTTCGAGAACGAGGAGCGTCCGCAGCTAAGGCCCCTGCCCGCCACACCCTTCGAGGTTGCGGAATGGAAGACATCCACCGTCCAGTTCAACTACCACATCGTCCTGGATGGCATGTACTACTCCGTCCCCTATCAGTATATAAAAAAGCAGGTGGAGTCACGGTTGACCGACTCCACGGTGGAGGTGTATTACGAGCATGAACGAATCGCCAGCCACGCAAGGCTTCACGGAAGGCCGAGCCAATACTCCACGGTAAAATCCCATATGCCAGACAGCCACCAGGGATACCTGGAATGGGACGGAGAACGGTTCCGCCGCTGGGCCACCGGGGTGGGTGAAAATACAGCCGCCGTGATAAACGCCCTGCTGTCGGGAAGCTACGCTGAACAGCAGTCCTACAGATCCTGCATGGGGGTACTGAAACTGGGCAAGCGTCACGGCAACGCCATGCTTGAGTGGGCCTGTGAGAGGGTTCTACGATACACAAGCAGACCAAGCTACAAGAATATCCGGGATCTGCTGCTGGGCGGAAGTGACAGGCAGCAGGCAAAACCTGACGGGGAAAAAGAGTCTCGTCGAGGAATCACCCGCGGAGCGAGAAACTACGGAGGAAACAAGTGAACAATAGCAGTACAATCGACAAGTTGATAGAGATGCGCATGACCACCATGTCGGACATGTTCGTCAACCAGCAAAAGGACCCGAACATGGCGGGAATCCCCTTCGAGGAGCGCTTCGGCATGCTGGTCGATGCCGAATACGCCAGCCGCAAGAGCCACGCCCTGGAGCGCCTGGTAAAGAGAGCCGAACTGGAACAGAATGACGCCAGCATAGCCGCGCTGGACTATCACTCCGGACGCAAGCTGAACAAGGCACTCATCCAGAAACTGGCCAGCTGTGAATACATATCCCAGTACAGGAACATCTTCATCACTGGAGCAACAGGCAGCGGGAAGACATATCTCGCATGTGCCTTCGGGATGGAGGCCTGCAAGCGGTTCTATTCCGTAAAGTTCACTAGGTTGCCCGACCTTCTGATAGACCTGTCGGCCGCGGAGGATCGGCATACGCTTGAAAACGCCCTGCAGAAATACACCAAGCCCACGCTCCTAATCATCGATGAATGGCTCCTGTTCAAGTTGCGGGAAAACGAGGCTAGGTTGCTCCTGGAGGTAATCCACAAGAGACGCAGGAAGTCTTCGACCATATTCTGTTCGCAGTTCGAGGAGAAGGACTGGTATGACCAGATATGCGAAGGTGAAAGTACGCTTGCGGATGCTATAATGGACCGGATATCCTTCGACTCCTACAAGATAAACATCGAGTACGTCGACAAGTCCGTTGACAAATCCATGCGAGAAGTGTATGGGTTGAACCCTTCTGAAGCACAATAACCCTAAAACAGGTGGCTCCGTCAGACCGGACTAGTGGCTCTCACTTCTCCGGACTGGCGGCTCCGCCGCTCCGGAATAATCAGATTGAAGATGTCGATGAACGCTATATCCGATGGATCGAGAACAATCTGAACAATAGACCAAGAAAAAGGCTTGACTACCTAACACCAAATGAGTATCTTTTGAAAAAGTTCAACATTATGCGTTAGCGATTAGAAATCGCCTAATAACGTGAGTATTTATATATTTGGAAATAGAGCAAAGAGGGAGGTCTCTATGTCCTTTGATATTAACAAATTAATTGGCTTCGCAGCCTATGTAATGAGGGTGATGGGCTCTGACTCCCTTCAGTATATTATGCTCATCAAATTGATGTACCTTTCGGACCGTAAGTTCCTGGATTTGTATGACGAAACGATTTCAAATGACAGTTTCGTATCGATGGATCAGGGACCTGTTCTTTCTAGGCTTTTAAACCTTATCCATGGAGAATGCGCTCCGAATCTTCAAGATGCATGGGACAAGTGTTTCGCGACGACGGGCTATAATATTAATGTAGCCTCTGAAAATACGTTAGTGAATGAACGTATGCTTTCTAGAGCTGAAATGAAAGTGATTGAAAGTGTAGTTGAGGAATTTGGGAAACGTGATGTTTGGGATCTTATCAATAACTATATGCACGCCCTCCCTGAATGGAAGAATCCTCACGGATCCTCAATTCCTATTAGATTGGAAGATATGATGAAAGCCCTGAAAAAGGATGAATCCGAAATTAAGGCCGTAATAGAATCCAACGAAGAAAGACGCCATGAAGAGGAACTCCTTAAAAAGGCTCTTGCATAATGGTTCAAAATGAGAGGATTCGAAAAGGCGTTATTGAGTCTGAACATACTCCGATGAATATCGTTGATTATTTCAATAAGCATTAAGCCTGTAATGGATGATGGTTTGACGTTGCTGGGTTTTGAATAAGGATGTAAAATGAAGAAGTTTTCTTTATGGGGCATGTTGGTTGCTGTAGCCACGATGATTTGTGGCTGTGGCGACGATACATTGAATTCTTCTGAAGCAGAGAGCTCCTCTTCGGAGGTGCTGATTTCTTCTTCTGAGGAAACGATTCCTGCTAGCAGTTCTCTTCCTGTTTGTCTCGCCGAGGTTCCCGAGTGTGGTTATACGCCGCCCTCATCCTCAAGTGCAAATCCAGCATTGGATTCTGTTGTAAATACTGATACGACAAAGGTTTCTTATTCTCTAAAAGCATTTAAAGGACCCTTTACCAATCCCCACAAGGGTTTCTGCGTCACTATTGAGGGTACCTGGGCGTTTTCGGAAGAATGGGATTACGCTCCTACGGGGGCCAAGAACAATAAGGCTTGGGATGTGGTTTCCCATGGCTGTGGTTACCAGCGTTGGAATAAGTTGAACCCGGCGAAGGGCGTTTACGACTGGACTGATTTTGAAAAGTTGCTGAATGCCCATGCGGAGCATGGCTTGGGCTATGGCCTGCGCGTGTTCCCTTATGCGTCGCCTATGGGCCGCAAGAATAAGTACACAGTGGAATCGGATTACGACTGGACACCGTCTTTTGTTTATGAGGCTGGCGCCAAAAAGGATTACGCTAAAATGACGGATGGGGGAGTGGAGTATACTTTGGCGGTGCCTCGCTGGGATGATCCTATTTACATCCATGCGGCGAAGGATTTTGCGGCTGCTCTGGCGGCGAAGTATGATGGTGACCCTCGCCTGGAATATATTGACGTCCGCGCATTTGGCAACTGGGGCGAATGGCACATTTCTCATTTTGATGGCAGTCAGATGCCCTCGGATTCTGTGCAGATCGATATGCTGGAATACTACGCTTCCCTGTTCAAGAAAACGTTGCTGGTGTTGCCTTCCGATGGAAAGGGCGAACCCTTTGAACGAGCTATGGAACTTGGCATTGCGAAGCGTGATGATGGCTTAATTGGGACGCCCTGGCGAGAAGATTCCCTGGCTATTGCCTATAAGGCGGGCCTGCCTACTATTGGCGAGAACATCAGCACCTACGAAATCATGCTGACTTATGATAACGTCATCCCTGGCGGTTATTTGAAATGGACTGTGGATCGCTGGAAGGAAGTTGTCTACAAGTCTCACATGACCTACTATGTTCTGGACCAGGATAACTATGCGGGATATCAATTCTATTTGGATAATAAGGAAGATGCGGATTCCTTGAGCAAGGTGCTGGGCTATAATTTCTCCATCTCTAAGGCTGAACTTGTTGTTGTCGGAAATGCATCGGATGTCGCCGCTGGCTCGGATGCATCGGGTGATGTCGCCGGGGGCTCGACTACGTTGAATATTACGGTGAAGAATACGGGCCTGGCGCCTTGCTTCTTTGACGTTTATATAGTGGCGGAGCTGGTGGATTCCGCAGGGGTTGTTTTGGAACAGCTGGGCAAGACCGTCTACATTCCTAAGGGAACTTTCAAGGATGAAGATGTAAAGGAATTCTCCTTTACCAATAAGATTGCCGGTGGTGTTGCCGATGTTGCTGCCCAGCCGGGAGTGACCGTAGCTCTATCCATCTACGAAAACGAAGAAGCGTACAAGTCCGGCAAGAATCCCACCGTCAAGTTTGACAACGACGGAATTATGGAAAACAACAAGTTACTGCTGAAACAATAAGTCATCTCGAGCTTGTCGAGAGATCAAAAAAGAGGACGTCCTGATGGACGTCCTCTTTTTGAATGTTGGACTGCTAGATCCCCGGTCAAGCCGGGGATGACGAATTGAAGGGTTACTTCAGTTCTTCGAGTGCCTTTTCATTCTTGGCTACGATATCCAGCTGGGTCGCAAGCTTGGTGCGTTCAGCGTTCACGACTGCTTCGGGAGCGCCAGAAACGAACTTCTCGTTGGAGAGTTTCTTTTCGATGCTTGCTGCGAAGCTCTTGGCCTTTTCGATTTCCTTTTCGAGGCGTGCAATTTCTGCAGCCGGGTCAAGGATACCTTCCAGCGGAATGAAGAGTTCGCCACCAGGAACAACGGCGGATGCGCTGAACTTGGGCTTGTCTGCCTTGACGCCAACGGTAATGCTTTCGATGCCACCCAGTTCGGTAATGATGGCGAGGCATGCATTCACGGAAGCTTCGGTAGCTGCGTCATCAACGCTCACGACAGCCTTCAGCTTGGTAGCCGGAGAAACGCTGTAGCGGCCACGGACTCCACGGACTGCTTCCACCACGGCGAATGCCTGGTCGAAGGCGGCTTCGATGTCCTTGTTGATGAGAGATTCATCGGCGGTGGGCCAGGGGCGGCTAATCACCATTTCGGAACCCTGGAACAGGATGCTGTTCAGCTCTTCGGTAATGAAGGGCATTACCGGGTGGAGAAGGTCAAGGACGTTCTTCAGCACGTAGCTGAGGATTGCCATGGCGTTCTTCTTTTCGGCGTCGAGAGTTTCGCGGTTGATCACTGCCTTCTTGATTTCCAGGTACTGGCTGCAAACGTCATCCCACACGAAGCGGTAGAGGAAACCGGCAAGTTCTGCGAAGTGGTATTCTTCCAGCATGCGGGTTGCATCCTTGATGGTGGTCTGCAGGCGGGAAAGGATCCACTTGTCTTCGAGAGTGAAGAGTGCCTTGTCCATGGGGAGCTCTGCGGTGAGAGCGCCAGCCTGTTCCAGCTGCGGATAAAGGAAGCGGCATGCGTTCCAGATCTTGTTGGAGAAGTTACGACCGATTTCGAACTTTTCAGAAGTGTTGATTTCGGTACCGTCTTCCTGCTTTTCCTTCTTCACCGGCAGACGAACGTCTTGGTTGTCGGTGCAGAGGCTAGCCATCACGAAACGCAGAGCGTCGGTGCCGTACTTACGTTCGATGTCCATGGGGTCCACGCCGTTACCCTTGGACTTACTCATGGTCATGCCATTGCCGTCCAAAATCTTCGGGTGGATGTAAACAGTATGGAACGGGATAGTACCCATGTTTTCCTGGCTGAACAGCACCATGCGAGCCACCCAGAGGGTGATGATGTCGCGGCTGGTCACCAGCACGGAAGTGGGGTAGTACTTCTTAAGAGTGTCGGTGTTTTCGGGCCAACCCATGGTAGAGTGGGGCCAAAGACCACTGGAGAACCAGGTATCCAGAACGTCGTCTTCCTGCTTGAGAACGTGGCCCGGAACTGCATCTTCCTTCAGGTTTTCTTCCTGAGAGCAAACCAGGTAGCCGCCGTTTTCGGCCTTGTAGAAGAAGATGTCTTCGCGGTTGCCGAACACGGCCTTCAGTTCTTCTTCGGTAGCGTCGGTGTGCCAGATAGGAATGCGGTGGCCCCACCAGAGCTGGCGGCTAATGCACCAGTCGCGCTTTTCGCCAAGCCAATCCAAGTACTTGTTGGCGTAGCGTTCCGGAATAATCTTGATTTCGCCGGACTTCACAGCGTTCATTGCGTTTTCGGCAAGAACGTCCATCTTCACGAACCACTGGTCGCTGAGGTACGGTTCAATAACGGTCTTGGAACGGTCAGAATGGCCCACGTCCATTTCGTGGTCTTCCACCTTAATGAGGAGGCCCAGTTCTTCGAGGCCGGCAACAACGGCGTCGCGAGCAGCCTGGCCCTTCATGCCCTGGAACTTGCCTGCGTTTTCATTGAGGGTGCCGTCGTCGTTCATGATGTTGATCATGGGGAGCTTGTGACGGAGACCAGTTGCATAGTCGTTGGGGTCATGAGCCGGGGTCACCTTCACGGAACCGGTACCGAAGTCCTTGTCCACGAGAATGGCGTCGGCAATGACGGGGATTTCACGGTCGACGAAAGGAACCTTCAGAGTCTTGCCGATGAACTGTGCATAGCGTTCGTCGCTGGGGTGCACGGCAAGAGCGGTATCGCCCATGATGGTTTCGGGACGGGTAGTAGAAACGGGAATAAAGCCCGAACCGTCGGCCAAAGGATACTTGAAGGTCCAGAAGTGGCCCTTCACGTGTTCGTAGTAGATTTCGTCATCTGCAACTGCAGTCTGGAGCTTGGTATCCCAGTTCACCAGGCGCTTGCCGCGGTAGATCAGACCCTTCTTGAACAGGTTGAAGAAGGCGTGACGCACAGCCTTTGCACAGATGGGGTCCAGAGTGAAGCGCTGACGGCTCCAGTCGCAGCTCACGCCAAGGCTCTTCAGCTGCTTGGTGATGCGAGCTTCGTATTCTTCCTTCCATTTCCAGATGCGTTCCACCAGAGCGTCGCGGCCAATGTCGTGACGGGTCTTGTGTTCGTCCTGGAACAGGCGCTTTTCAACCACAGCCTGAGTTGCGATGCCAGCGTGGTCGGTGCCCGGGATCCACAAAGTGTCGCGGCCGGTCTTACGGCGGTAACGGACGAGGATATCCTGGAGGGTGTCGTTGAGAGCGTGGCCCAAGTGCAGGGCGCCAGTTACGTTAGGAGGCGGAATGACGACAGAGAACGGTTCGCCCTTACCGCTAGGTGCAAAACTATTTTTGTCAGCCCAGGTCTGGTGCCAGCGGGCTTCCACTTCAGAAGAATTATAACGAGATTCCATGGTGTTATTATCCCTATAAATTTTTATGGGCGGAAAGATAGAAAAAGGAGTGGGGCCGCGGTGGCCGAGGGGTGCCGCGGGGGGCGTTTTGTATTGCCGGGGGGGGTGCCGCAGGGGGCTCAGGTGCGTCGCGAGGGGGCGTTTTGGCGATTTGCTAGTGCAAATGGGGGAAATGGCGCCGATTTGCACTAGGATTTTTAGTTTGTATGTAGAAAAAGGCCGGTTTTGGGGTGGATTTAGTGGCCGAGTTAGTGCGAATTCGGGGAATGGCGATGTTTTGCACTAGCTTTGGGGGGCGTGGGTGTGAAAATTGTATTATTTTGTTCAAAAATTGTAGTGCGGATTGCTTGAAAAATACCCTTTTGCACTACGATTTTACGAAAATGCCACTTGAAAATCGGCGGAATGACCATTAAAACGGTGGCTTGGCCGCGCGGATTAGCCCAAATGGCTGCGCGGATTTGCGAAAATGGGTCGCAAGAATATATCTTTAAGGCGGTGGGATGAATTTAATCGCGGGATGAGTCCGGTGAGGTTCTTATGAAGGGTGATTTTTTCGGGTTTGCGTCGGCGAAGCTGCGTGAGGCGGCGAAGCTGGGCGCGGGTTTGAAGCGTGGCGCGGGTTTGTTCGTCGCGGGCATCGCTTGCGTCGCGAATATTGCATGGGCGGATCCGCCGGCGAATTTCGGCGGGTGGGATCTTGTTTTCGAGGATAATTTCGACGGGACTTCGCTGGACACGAGCAAGTGGAATCCGACGTACAACTGGGGGCACACGCATAACCATCGGGCTTACTGCGATGCGGCCAACGTGATTGTGGCAGATGGCCTGCTGAAGCTGAAGGGCGAGGCCAAGAAACATCCCGATGCGCCCGCCACCGCAAAATTCAGCGGGAAGGAAATTCCTGTAGATTACACCAGCGCCGCCATTGACACCCGCGGCCATTTCGAGGTGAAGTACGGCTACATCGAGGGGCGCTTCAAGGCCCCGAAACACAAGGGCACATGGCCCGCGTTCTGGACCCTACAGGACGGCTGGCCTCCCGAAATCGACATTCTGGAAATTCCTGCATCCCGAAAGCAACATCATTACTATTTGCATTACACCACAACCGACTGGTACAATTCCCACGGTTCCGCCTGGGATCACGAGGCGTCCTTCGGTGGGCATAAGGATGATGACGTGGACCGCTCCGCAGACTTCCACACGTACGCGGTGGAGTGGGATCAGAACAACCTGAATTTTTATTTCGACGACAAGAAATTCGCCAGCTATAATCGCCCCACGGAACTGAAACAGCTGACGGCCCAATACATTATTGTGAACCTTGCTATTGGCGGGTGGGCCGGCGATGACATTGAAGTGACTGCGGACAACCCGGCGTATTTTGAGGCAGACTGGATTCGCGTTTGGCAGGCGAAGCCTGTGAAGCCCGACACCGTGCTTTTGCAGAACGAAGCCTTCGGAACCTGCATGCTACCCGGCGATGACAAGCGCATGTATCTTGGCGATTGCAATGACCCGGGCGCCTTGGCGGTGATGACGCAAACCAGCGGCAACACCTTCCGAGTGGACTTTGGCGAAATGACCCTGGAAATGCCCAACGAAACCACTGACGCGGGCACCACCGTAGGCGTTTACAGCTGGAATGGAAAGAACCACCAGAAGGTGGTTTTCGAAAATCAGTTTAGCAATCAGTACCGCCTGAAGATGCTCCACAGCGGACATTATCTGCGCTCCACATCCGACGGGACTCGCGTTGTGCAGGACTGGAATGATTCCTGGGAATGGAACCAGAAGTGGCGTATTATCAAGCCCGCGGATTTGAAGACGGAAACTCCCGTGGATCCGGATGGGATTCGCAAGGCTGCCCTTTCCCGCATTAAGCAAATCCTGAAGGGCCGCACCTTCGACGTGAAGGGCCGAGTTCGATGAATTTTTTATTCCTTGGCTTTATTGCGTTGATTGCGTTGGCGGGATGTTCCCATGATGATGGGGATAGCGTCGCACCTGATGACGGCAAGAATTTGCCGGAGCAGATGGTGCTGATGAAAGCCCGCGGGAAGAGCGCGCAACTTGCTTCCAACGTGACGGCGGAATTCACCTACAATTTTTATGTGGGTCGGCACGAAGTGACCTGCGCTGAATTTGGGCTGGATTGCGGTGAACTCCCTGCGACTGGCATGACGTTTTATGACGCGGTGCTGTATGCCAATGAATTGAGCCTGCAGGAAGGCTTTGACACGGTTTACACCTACAGCGGCGTATTCCGCGACGGGGCGGGCCATGCGCTGGGGCTGGAAAATTTCCGATTCCATCTGACGGTCGAGGGATATCGATTGCCCACGGAGGCCGAGTGGGTCTTTGCCGCTAGTGATTATTTTGATCCGCAGAAATCATGGAACGCTGATAACTCAGATTATGAAGCTCATGAAGTTTGCTCTTATGCTAGTGCGTCTGGTTTGCGTAAGGACGCTTCTGCCTTGCGTAAGGAAGCCTCGGGTTCGCGTGGGGATGTTGATGCCGCCGGGCTTTGCGATATGGCGGGGAATGTGGCTGAATGGGTGAACGACTGGTCCCATAAACTCTCTGACACTACGGTGGTAAACTTCGTGGGACCTGCGGAAGCCATCGGCTTTGGAGAGCGTATTCTGAAGGGCGGAAATTACCGGAATAGACCTGCGGCCATGAGCTTGACTAGCCGCACGGATATTTATACGGTTACGTCTTCGACATATGCAGATTACGTAGGGTTTCGAGTTGCGTTTGGTGCGATCCCCGACGCCACATGGCTTGGAGATACAACCGCTGTGGAATCTTCTTCAAGTAGTGTTGAATCGTCATCCAGTGAAGTCGAGTCTTCGTCTAGTGAAGTTGAGTTGTCGTCCAGTAGCGTTGAGTCTTCTTCAAGTGATGTCGAAGTTTCGTCGGATAGCGTGGAAAGTTCCTCAAGCGGCGAGGCGAATTCCTCAAGCAGCGTAGGGGATACAACTGCCGTCGCGGTAGAATTGGATAGGGATAGCGCCGGGATGTATTATGTCTCGGGTGGCAGCGAAGGTGCCATGATGCTTCGCTTCAAGATGGAAGTTTTTTGGCAGTACTGCAAACAAAGTAAGCTTGTGGTGATGGGCTCCTCAAGATCTCTGGATGGTGTCAACCCAATGCTGATGGATTCGAGCTTGATGGCCATCAACTTGTCCCATGTTCCTAACTCGCTTTTTGATACCTATTACTTGCTCAGAAATTACGTGCTGATCCATGTGCAGAATTTAAAGTTTGTGGTTCTGTCTCTGGATATTGATATGTGGTGGCGTGATCCGACGGATTCCTACGACAATTTCTTCTTGAGTGAGTACGAGCTTTATCCCGGATATGTTTATGACGAAAATCATGGTTTCTGGCGTGACGGTTATCCCGAGGGAATGTACGAGAAATCACAGGCGGCGCCGGGCTTTGAGTCGTACGGAAATCTCTTCCGGGGCGCCCGCGGGTTCTTCGCGGAGGGGGATGGTTCCTGGGAGACGGATCCGTCTGTGGATTATGACAGTACTTGGCTGGATAAGAAACCTGAGTTGTATCGCACGAATCTTGAAGCCTTGCGCAGAATCATCGCGATGGCGCAAGCGCATGACGTACGGGTGATTGGCGTTATATTCCCGCAGAGTCCCGGATATAAGCTGACAGGAGCCTACGGCAAGTACGGTCCTCGCCGGAGTCAGGCGGACTCCCTCGTGAATGAACTGGCGGGGCTGTCGCTGGAATATGAGAATTTTATCCTGATGGACGAATATAAGGGCGGCGATCATGACTATAGCGATGATATGGCCGTCAATCGCGATCATCTCAACGAAAGAGGCGCGGCCCAGCTGACAGCTCGATTGGATTCTCTTGTCGCGAAGTATAAGTAAGTGTGTTTCGCAGGGAGAGGCGGCGCTGCTTGATTCTCCGCGGGAGATAGCGGAAAAAATCCAGCCAGGTGCGGATTTCGCGCCAGAGGGCTTCCGACGGATTGAAGCGCAGTAAATGCAGGAACCTCTTGCGTTTGTGCAGCCAATAGCGGGGGAGTGCAGCGGTTTTGATCGGGCTATACTTCCCGAAGTTACCGCCCTCGATGGCGGCGTCCAGCAGTTCCTTACCCCAGTAGGCGTCGGGCTTGCAGAGCATACGGTCTTTGTCCAGATGGAACGTGTATTCCATAATCCACATGACGGCGCCCGCGGTTTTTGTAAGGCCGAAAACGCCCAGCAGTGCGGAAACTTCCTGGCGGGTTTGTGACGTACTATGCTGCAATAGCTGGTGATAATCCGCCAGCTGTCGCAACCCGATTCCGTCCCCGATGAAGTGTTTCTGCAAATGTGCCAGCTGCATGAGCAACGAGAATTTTATGGATGGTTCATTGAAGTGCGCGGGCTCGTACCAGCGGGATTCTGCGGGGGCTGTCCTATCCAGATATTTCCGCAGGGCGCCGCCTTTCCCGATGGGGCAACCGCTGATGGACTTGAAGTGAATTTCCAGAGTGATATTGTCAAAGAGGGAAGAATTCAGCGTGACGTGATGCTGGTATATATCCGCTTTGTCTAGAAGTTTCATTTCCCGAAGGGTGCGTAAGGTTGACCGCTTTCCACCCTCGACGAAAACGTCAATATCCCCGGCCTGTCGGGAATGTACGTCGGGATAGAGATGGGCATTTGCTTGCCCCTTCAAAATGACAGGGTGGAGCCCCCGCTGGCTGAACATCTGGGTGACTCTCCCGCAGACCTGATTCATCAGGAGGTTGT
This is a stretch of genomic DNA from Fibrobacter sp. UWEL. It encodes these proteins:
- a CDS encoding nucleotidyltransferase family protein, whose amino-acid sequence is MNSALQETFFALLRLALSIPQGGAETSTLQTNCDEAQFQGSSQFQGIQRDEWQELYREAARQSVVGILRVAIAKLPTEQQPPKDILDDWTSEAFYIHQDNLLMNQVCGRVTQMFSQRGLHPVILKGQANAHLYPDVHSRQAGDIDVFVEGGKRSTLRTLREMKLLDKADIYQHHVTLNSSLFDNITLEIHFKSISGCPIGKGGALRKYLDRTAPAESRWYEPAHFNEPSIKFSLLMQLAHLQKHFIGDGIGLRQLADYHQLLQHSTSQTRQEVSALLGVFGLTKTAGAVMWIMEYTFHLDKDRMLCKPDAYWGKELLDAAIEGGNFGKYSPIKTAALPRYWLHKRKRFLHLLRFNPSEALWREIRTWLDFFRYLPRRIKQRRLSLRNTLTYTSRQENPIELSAGPRLFR